One Fusobacterium nucleatum genomic window carries:
- a CDS encoding cupin domain-containing protein has protein sequence MKFRNLVKIMVLCASIGVTALASEQTNKVESKALGTELKEYGKIYNKDGVLVVHKQLKKGEKIPPHTHKYKELFFTVVSGKMEVQLNDKETYIVEPKKALNFAGDVNISATALEDSDIFIYLVGENK, from the coding sequence ATGAAATTTAGAAATCTTGTTAAAATTATGGTTCTATGTGCAAGTATAGGAGTAACTGCCTTGGCTAGCGAGCAAACAAATAAGGTGGAAAGCAAAGCTTTAGGTACAGAATTGAAAGAATATGGAAAAATTTATAATAAAGATGGAGTTTTAGTTGTTCATAAACAACTTAAAAAGGGAGAAAAAATTCCTCCACATACTCATAAATATAAAGAACTTTTCTTTACAGTAGTATCAGGAAAAATGGAAGTTCAGTTAAATGATAAAGAAACTTATATAGTAGAGCCTAAAAAAGCTTTAAATTTTGCAGGAGATGTAAATATATCTGCAACAGCATTAGAAGATAGTGATATTTTTATATATTTAGTTGGAGAAAATAAATAA
- the pykF gene encoding pyruvate kinase PykF, translating into MKKTKIVCTIGPVTESVETLKELLNRGMNVMRLNFSHGDYEEHGMRMKNFRQAMSETGIRGGILLDTKGPEIRTMTLKEGKDVSIKAGQKFTFTTDQSVVGDNERVAVTYENFAKDLKVGDIVLVDDGLLELDVTEIKGNEVICIARNNGDIGQKKGINLPNVSVNLPALSEKDIEDLKFGCQNNVDFVAASFIRKADDVRQVRKVLRENGGERIQIISKIESQEGLDNFDEILAESDGIMVARGDLGVEIPVEEVPCAQKMMIRKCNRAGKVVITATQMLDSMIKNPRPTRAEANDVANAILDGTDAVMLSGETAKGKYPLAAVEVMNKIAKKVDATIPPFYVEGVINKHDITTAVAEGSADISERLNAKLIVVGTESGRAARDMRRYFPKANILAITNNEKTANQLVLSRGIIPYVDASPKTLEEFFVIAEAAAKKLNLVENNDIIIATCGESVFIQGTTNSIKVIQVKA; encoded by the coding sequence TTGAAAAAAACAAAAATAGTTTGTACTATTGGTCCTGTGACTGAATCAGTAGAAACTTTAAAAGAATTATTAAATAGAGGAATGAATGTAATGAGATTAAATTTCTCTCATGGTGACTATGAAGAACATGGTATGAGAATGAAAAATTTTAGACAAGCAATGTCTGAAACTGGAATTAGAGGAGGTATACTTCTTGATACTAAAGGTCCAGAAATAAGGACAATGACTTTAAAAGAGGGTAAAGATGTTAGTATTAAGGCTGGACAAAAATTTACTTTTACAACAGATCAATCAGTTGTTGGAGATAATGAAAGAGTAGCAGTAACTTATGAAAACTTTGCAAAAGATTTAAAAGTTGGGGATATTGTTCTTGTTGATGATGGATTACTTGAACTAGATGTTACAGAAATAAAAGGAAATGAAGTTATATGTATAGCTAGAAATAATGGTGATATAGGACAAAAGAAAGGAATAAATTTACCTAATGTTTCTGTTAATTTACCAGCATTATCTGAAAAAGATATAGAAGATTTGAAATTTGGTTGCCAAAATAATGTTGATTTTGTGGCAGCATCATTTATAAGAAAAGCTGATGATGTAAGACAAGTAAGAAAAGTTCTTAGAGAAAATGGTGGAGAAAGAATACAAATAATTTCTAAAATAGAAAGCCAAGAAGGACTTGATAACTTTGATGAAATTTTAGCTGAATCAGATGGGATAATGGTAGCAAGAGGAGATTTAGGAGTAGAAATTCCTGTTGAAGAAGTTCCTTGTGCACAAAAAATGATGATAAGAAAATGTAATAGAGCAGGAAAAGTAGTTATTACAGCAACTCAAATGCTAGATTCAATGATTAAAAACCCAAGACCTACAAGGGCAGAAGCAAATGATGTTGCTAATGCTATATTAGATGGTACAGATGCAGTAATGCTTTCAGGAGAAACTGCAAAAGGAAAATATCCACTAGCTGCTGTTGAGGTTATGAATAAAATAGCTAAAAAAGTTGATGCTACAATACCACCATTTTATGTAGAAGGAGTAATAAATAAACATGATATAACTACAGCTGTTGCAGAAGGAAGTGCTGATATAAGTGAAAGATTAAATGCAAAACTTATAGTTGTTGGTACAGAATCTGGAAGAGCTGCAAGAGATATGAGAAGATATTTCCCTAAGGCAAATATTTTAGCAATAACTAATAATGAAAAAACTGCAAATCAATTAGTTTTATCAAGAGGAATAATTCCATATGTAGATGCTTCACCAAAAACATTAGAAGAATTCTTTGTCATAGCAGAAGCTGCTGCAAAAAAATTAAATTTAGTTGAAAATAATGATATAATTATAGCAACTTGTGGAGAAAGTGTATTTATACAAGGAACAACTAACTCAATAAAAGTAATACAAGTAAAAGCATAG
- the ligA gene encoding NAD-dependent DNA ligase LigA, with translation MEIKKRIEELKNNHTGLTLYSSQELNDLEKIVKLREDLDKYRDSYYNDNKSLISDYEFDILLKELENLEEKYPQYKETSSPTTSVGASLKENKFKKVEHAHPMLSLANSYNIGEIVDFIERIKKRIPKEQELKYCLEVKLDGLSISLTYRQGKLVRAVTRGDGLIGEDVTENILEIASIVKTLPQAIDMEIRGEVVLPLASFEKLNNERLEKGEELFANPRNAASGTLRQLDSKIVKERGLDAYFYFLVEADKLGLKSHSESIKFLESMGIKTTGIFELLETSKEIEKRIDYWEKERENLPYETDGLVIKVDEINLWNEIGYTSKTPRWAIAYKFPAHQVSTVLNDVTWQVGRTGKLTPVAELEEVELSGSKVKRASLHNISEIQRKDIRIGDRVFIEKAAEIIPQVVKAIKEERTGNEKIIEEPVCCPVCNHKLEREEGLVDIKCINEECPAKVQGEIEYFVSRDALNIMGLGSKIVEKFIDLGYIKTVVDIFDLKNHREALENIDKMGKRSIENLLNSIEESKNRDYDKVIYSLGIPFIGKVASKVLAKASRNIDKLMTMTFEDLTSIEGIGEIAANEIIAFFNKKKNQKIIQGLKEKGLKFEIKESEINVQNVNPNFAGKNFLFTGTLKHFTREQIKEEIEKLGGKNLSSISKNLDYLIVGEKAGSKLKKAQEIPTIKILTEEEFIELKDKFD, from the coding sequence ATGGAAATAAAAAAAAGAATTGAAGAATTAAAAAATAATCATACAGGACTAACACTTTACTCATCACAAGAATTAAATGATTTAGAAAAAATAGTTAAATTAAGAGAAGACTTAGATAAATACAGAGATTCTTATTACAATGATAACAAAAGCCTAATTTCAGACTATGAATTTGATATTTTATTAAAAGAATTAGAAAATTTAGAAGAAAAATATCCACAATATAAAGAAACTTCTTCTCCAACTACATCAGTGGGAGCTAGTTTAAAAGAAAATAAATTTAAGAAAGTTGAACATGCTCACCCTATGTTAAGTTTGGCAAATAGCTATAATATTGGTGAAATTGTAGACTTCATCGAAAGAATAAAAAAGAGAATCCCAAAAGAGCAAGAATTAAAATATTGTTTAGAAGTTAAACTTGATGGCCTATCTATCAGTCTAACTTACAGACAAGGAAAACTTGTTAGAGCTGTAACTCGTGGAGATGGACTTATTGGAGAAGATGTTACAGAAAATATTTTAGAAATAGCAAGTATAGTTAAAACTTTACCACAAGCTATTGATATGGAAATCAGAGGAGAAGTTGTGCTACCTTTAGCTAGTTTTGAGAAGTTAAATAATGAAAGATTAGAAAAAGGCGAAGAACTTTTTGCCAATCCAAGAAATGCTGCAAGTGGAACTTTAAGACAATTAGATTCTAAAATTGTAAAAGAAAGGGGCTTAGATGCCTATTTCTATTTCTTAGTTGAAGCAGATAAATTAGGTTTAAAATCTCATAGTGAAAGTATTAAATTCTTAGAATCTATGGGAATCAAAACAACAGGAATATTTGAGCTTTTAGAAACTTCAAAAGAGATTGAAAAAAGAATAGATTATTGGGAAAAAGAAAGAGAAAATCTACCTTATGAAACAGATGGTTTAGTAATAAAGGTTGATGAAATTAATCTTTGGAATGAAATTGGTTACACAAGTAAGACTCCTAGATGGGCAATAGCATATAAATTCCCAGCACATCAAGTTTCAACTGTATTAAATGATGTAACTTGGCAGGTAGGAAGAACTGGAAAATTAACACCTGTTGCTGAGCTAGAAGAAGTGGAATTATCAGGAAGTAAAGTAAAGAGAGCAAGTTTACATAATATAAGTGAAATTCAAAGAAAAGATATAAGAATAGGAGATAGAGTCTTTATAGAAAAGGCTGCTGAGATTATTCCACAAGTTGTGAAAGCTATAAAAGAAGAAAGAACAGGAAATGAAAAAATTATAGAAGAACCTGTTTGTTGTCCTGTATGTAATCATAAACTTGAAAGAGAAGAAGGATTAGTTGATATAAAATGTATCAATGAAGAATGTCCTGCAAAAGTTCAAGGAGAAATAGAATATTTTGTTTCAAGAGATGCTTTAAATATTATGGGACTAGGTTCAAAAATAGTTGAAAAATTTATAGATTTAGGATATATAAAAACTGTTGTAGATATTTTTGATTTAAAAAATCATAGAGAAGCTTTAGAAAATATTGATAAAATGGGTAAAAGAAGTATAGAAAATCTTTTAAACTCAATAGAAGAAAGTAAAAATAGAGATTATGATAAAGTTATTTATTCATTAGGAATTCCTTTTATAGGAAAGGTTGCATCTAAAGTATTGGCAAAAGCTTCAAGAAATATTGATAAACTAATGACTATGACTTTTGAAGATTTAACTTCAATAGAAGGAATTGGAGAAATAGCTGCTAATGAAATAATAGCTTTCTTCAATAAGAAGAAAAATCAAAAAATTATCCAAGGGTTAAAAGAAAAAGGTTTAAAATTTGAAATAAAAGAAAGTGAAATTAATGTTCAAAATGTAAATCCTAACTTTGCTGGAAAAAATTTCTTATTTACAGGAACATTAAAACATTTCACAAGAGAGCAAATAAAAGAGGAAATTGAAAAACTAGGTGGGAAGAATTTAAGTTCAATAAGTAAAAACTTAGATTATTTAATAGTTGGAGAAAAAGCAGGAAGCAAACTTAAAAAAGCTCAAGAGATTCCAACTATAAAGATATTGACTGAAGAAGAATTTATTGAACTAAAAGATAAATTTGACTAA
- a CDS encoding YaaA family protein produces the protein MKIIFSPSKEMREENIFESKKIEFTESKFKDKTNILIGILKEKSLSEIENIMKLKGELLNKTYKDIQDYDKLKSIPTISMYYGVSFKELKLEDYSEKSLEYLENNLLILSALYGILLTFDLVKKYRLDMTMSIIDKGLYNFWKKDINDYISNILNKDEILLNLASGEFSKVIDNKKISMINIDFKEEKDGVYKSVSTYSKKARGKFLNYLIKNQINNLEDIKKIKLDGYSLNNTLSDEKNLIFTRKNS, from the coding sequence ATGAAAATAATATTTTCTCCAAGTAAAGAAATGAGAGAAGAAAATATTTTTGAAAGTAAAAAAATAGAATTTACTGAGTCTAAATTTAAAGATAAGACTAATATTTTAATAGGGATCCTAAAAGAAAAATCATTATCTGAGATAGAAAATATAATGAAATTAAAAGGGGAATTACTTAATAAAACATACAAAGATATACAAGATTATGATAAATTAAAATCTATTCCTACTATTTCAATGTATTATGGAGTTTCATTTAAAGAATTAAAGTTGGAAGATTATTCAGAAAAATCTTTAGAATATTTGGAGAATAATCTTCTTATTTTATCTGCACTATATGGAATTTTGTTAACTTTTGATTTAGTGAAAAAATATAGATTAGATATGACTATGTCAATCATAGATAAAGGTTTATATAATTTTTGGAAGAAAGATATCAATGATTATATTTCAAATATTCTTAATAAAGATGAAATATTATTAAATTTAGCTTCTGGTGAATTTTCAAAAGTGATAGATAATAAAAAGATTTCTATGATTAATATTGATTTTAAAGAAGAAAAAGATGGAGTTTATAAATCTGTAAGTACATATAGTAAAAAAGCCAGAGGAAAATTTTTAAATTACCTTATAAAAAATCAAATAAATAACTTAGAAGATATTAAAAAAATTAAATTAGATGGATATAGCCTTAATAATACTTTATCAGATGAGAAAAATTTAATTTTTACTAGAAAAAATTCTTAA
- a CDS encoding membrane lipoprotein lipid attachment site-containing protein, whose amino-acid sequence MKKILFFLTMIFTLVACSSTNATKKGLVEKYSLNKESAHNWETTMSKVMVAEATNPDWYGEENPLVNFRKQGKISEKEYYFLDYLGKTPTNEITDDDFDRFTKILTSYVNKMPRKFIIEVTNIKDPKGLVDYMVKQAASTQLDNPSKYIKEVVADKEEWAQIEAFSQQADLKDKDVKKLRKILASFVKRSNFYNEQVWLQLEVSDRMVQLANLAKKPEKTSLELNNINARALYLAYPQFLSKIDKWGR is encoded by the coding sequence ATGAAAAAAATATTATTTTTTTTAACAATGATTTTTACTTTAGTAGCTTGTAGCTCAACTAATGCTACAAAAAAGGGCTTAGTTGAAAAATATTCTTTAAATAAAGAATCAGCTCACAATTGGGAAACAACTATGTCAAAGGTTATGGTAGCCGAAGCTACAAACCCTGATTGGTATGGTGAAGAAAATCCTTTAGTTAATTTTAGAAAACAAGGAAAAATATCTGAAAAAGAGTACTATTTTTTAGATTACTTAGGAAAAACTCCTACTAATGAAATTACAGATGATGACTTTGATCGTTTTACTAAAATATTGACATCTTATGTAAATAAGATGCCAAGAAAATTTATTATTGAAGTTACTAATATAAAGGATCCTAAAGGATTGGTAGACTATATGGTTAAACAAGCTGCTTCTACTCAATTAGATAACCCTTCTAAATATATAAAAGAAGTGGTAGCTGATAAAGAAGAATGGGCACAAATAGAAGCATTTTCTCAACAAGCTGATTTAAAAGATAAAGATGTAAAAAAATTAAGAAAAATATTAGCTTCTTTTGTAAAGAGAAGTAACTTCTATAATGAACAAGTATGGCTCCAATTAGAAGTTTCTGATAGAATGGTACAACTTGCAAATTTAGCTAAAAAGCCAGAAAAAACAAGTTTAGAATTAAATAATATTAATGCTAGAGCGTTATACTTAGCATACCCTCAATTCTTATCAAAAATTGATAAATGGGGTAGGTAG
- the secA gene encoding preprotein translocase subunit SecA, translating into MIGGLLKKIFGTKNDREIKALTKEVEKINALESEYEKLSDEELKNKTNIFKERLQNGETLDDILVEAFATVREASKRVLGLRHYDVQLIGGMVLHQGKITEMKTGEGKTLVATCPVYLNALAGHGVHVITVNDYLAKRDRDQMSRLYGFLGLSSGVILNGLPTEQRKKSYNSDITYGTNSEFGFDYLRDNMVSSLDQKVQRELNFCIVDEVDSILIDEARTPLIISGAAEDKIKWYQISFQVVSMLNRSYETEKIKNIKEKKAMNIPDEKWGDYEVDEKSRVIVFTEKGVKRVEEILKIENLYAPEYVELTHFLNQALKAKELFKRDRDYLVRDNGEVVIIDEFTGRAMEGRRYSDGLHQAIEAKEGVKIASENQTLATITLQNYFRMYKKLSGMTGTAETEATEFMHTYGLEVVVIPTNLPVIRKDNADLVYKTKKEKINAIIDRIQGLYEKGQPVLVGTISIKSSEELSELLKKRGIPHNVLNAKYHAQEAEIVAQAGRYKAVTIATNMAGRGTDIMLGGNPEFMALAEVGSREDERFPETLAKYQEQCKEEKEKVLALGGLFILGTERHESRRIDNQLRGRSGRQGDPGESEFYLSLEDDLMRLFGSERVMVWMDRLKLPEGEPITHRMINSAIEKAQKKIEARNFGIRKNLLEFDDVMNKQRTAIYESRNEALAIDNLKDRIMGMLHRNITEKVYEKFAPEMREDWDIDGLNEYLKDFYVYEEADDKAYLRSTKEEYIERIYNALIEQYNNKEAELGSDLMRKLEKHILFDVVDNRWRGHLKSLDALRESIYLRAYGQRDPVTEYKLISSQIFEEMIATIQEQATSFLFKVVVNTEPVKDEEDEIEEAEVKEVKNENTDGLCSCGSGKPYEKCCGR; encoded by the coding sequence ATGATAGGTGGTTTACTTAAAAAGATTTTTGGTACTAAAAACGACAGAGAAATAAAAGCTCTGACAAAAGAAGTTGAAAAAATCAATGCATTAGAATCTGAATATGAAAAACTTTCAGATGAAGAATTAAAGAACAAAACAAATATTTTTAAAGAAAGATTACAAAATGGAGAAACTCTTGATGATATACTAGTTGAAGCATTTGCAACAGTTAGAGAAGCTTCAAAGAGAGTTTTAGGTTTAAGACATTATGATGTGCAATTAATTGGGGGTATGGTTTTACACCAAGGAAAAATCACAGAAATGAAAACAGGGGAAGGTAAAACTTTGGTTGCAACTTGTCCAGTTTATTTAAATGCCCTTGCAGGACACGGTGTACATGTAATTACAGTAAATGACTACTTGGCAAAAAGAGATAGAGACCAAATGTCAAGACTATATGGATTTTTAGGTTTAAGTTCAGGAGTTATTTTAAATGGATTACCAACTGAACAAAGAAAAAAATCATATAATTCAGATATAACTTATGGTACAAACTCTGAATTTGGATTTGACTATCTAAGAGATAATATGGTATCTAGTTTAGATCAAAAAGTTCAAAGAGAACTTAACTTCTGTATAGTGGACGAAGTTGACTCAATACTTATTGATGAAGCTAGAACACCTCTAATAATTTCAGGTGCAGCTGAAGATAAAATCAAATGGTATCAAATATCTTTCCAAGTTGTATCTATGCTTAACAGAAGCTATGAAACTGAAAAAATTAAAAATATAAAAGAAAAGAAGGCTATGAATATCCCTGATGAAAAATGGGGAGACTATGAAGTTGATGAAAAATCAAGAGTTATAGTATTTACAGAAAAAGGTGTAAAGAGAGTTGAAGAAATTTTAAAAATTGAAAACCTCTATGCACCTGAATATGTTGAATTAACTCACTTCTTAAATCAAGCATTAAAAGCAAAAGAATTATTCAAAAGAGATAGAGATTACCTAGTTAGAGATAATGGTGAAGTAGTAATAATTGATGAATTTACAGGAAGAGCTATGGAAGGAAGAAGATATTCAGATGGACTTCACCAAGCCATAGAAGCAAAAGAAGGAGTTAAAATTGCTAGTGAAAACCAAACTCTTGCAACTATAACACTTCAAAATTATTTTAGAATGTATAAGAAATTATCAGGAATGACTGGTACTGCTGAAACAGAAGCCACAGAATTTATGCATACTTATGGATTAGAAGTTGTTGTTATTCCTACTAACTTACCAGTTATAAGAAAAGATAATGCTGACTTAGTCTACAAGACTAAAAAAGAAAAGATCAATGCAATTATTGATAGAATACAAGGGCTTTATGAAAAAGGACAACCTGTTCTTGTGGGTACAATTTCAATAAAGAGTTCAGAAGAATTATCAGAACTTTTAAAGAAAAGAGGAATTCCTCACAATGTATTGAATGCTAAATACCATGCCCAAGAAGCTGAAATAGTTGCTCAAGCAGGTAGATATAAGGCTGTTACAATAGCTACAAATATGGCAGGTAGAGGAACAGATATTATGCTTGGAGGTAATCCTGAATTTATGGCTCTTGCAGAAGTTGGTTCAAGAGAAGATGAAAGATTTCCTGAAACTTTAGCAAAATATCAAGAACAATGTAAAGAAGAAAAAGAAAAAGTTTTAGCTTTAGGTGGTTTATTTATACTTGGTACTGAAAGACATGAATCAAGAAGAATAGATAACCAATTAAGAGGAAGATCTGGTAGACAAGGTGATCCAGGGGAATCTGAATTCTACCTATCACTTGAAGATGACTTAATGAGACTGTTTGGTTCTGAAAGAGTAATGGTTTGGATGGATAGATTAAAACTTCCAGAAGGAGAACCTATAACTCATAGAATGATAAATTCTGCTATTGAAAAAGCTCAAAAGAAAATAGAAGCTAGAAACTTTGGAATAAGAAAAAATCTACTTGAATTTGATGATGTTATGAATAAACAAAGAACAGCTATTTATGAAAGTAGAAATGAAGCTCTTGCTATTGATAATCTAAAAGATAGAATAATGGGAATGCTTCATAGAAATATCACAGAAAAAGTATATGAAAAATTTGCTCCTGAAATGAGAGAAGATTGGGATATTGATGGATTAAATGAATACTTAAAAGATTTCTATGTCTATGAAGAAGCAGATGATAAAGCATATTTAAGAAGTACAAAAGAAGAATATATAGAAAGAATTTATAATGCTTTAATTGAGCAATATAATAATAAAGAAGCAGAACTTGGTTCTGATTTAATGAGAAAACTTGAAAAACATATTTTATTTGATGTTGTTGATAATAGATGGAGAGGGCATTTAAAATCTCTTGATGCTCTAAGAGAAAGTATTTATTTAAGAGCTTATGGTCAAAGAGATCCAGTAACTGAATATAAATTGATTTCAAGTCAAATATTTGAAGAAATGATAGCAACAATTCAAGAACAAGCTACTTCATTCTTATTTAAAGTAGTTGTAAATACTGAACCAGTAAAAGATGAAGAAGATGAGATTGAGGAGGCAGAAGTCAAAGAGGTGAAAAATGAAAATACAGATGGTTTATGCTCATGTGGAAGTGGTAAACCTTATGAAAAATGTTGTGGTAGATAA
- the eno gene encoding phosphopyruvate hydratase → MTGIVEVIGREILDSRGNPTVEVDVILECGAKGRAAVPSGASTGSHEAIELRDEDKGRYLGKGVLKAVNNVNTEIREALLGMDALNQVAIDKVMLELDGTPNKGRLGANAILGVSLAVAKAAAEALGQPLYKYLGGVNAKELPLPMMNILNGGAHADSAVDLQEFMIQPVGAKSFQEAMRMGAEVFHHLGKILKANGDSTNVGNEGGYAPSKIQGTEGALALISEAVKAAGYELGKDITFALDAASSEFCKEVNGKYEYHFKREGGVVRTTDEMIKWYEELISKYPIVSIEDGLGEDDWDGWVKLTKAIGDRVQIVGDDLFVTNTERLRKGIELGAGNSILIKLNQIGSLTETLDAIEMAKRAGYTAVVSHRSGETEDATIADVAVATNAGQIKTGSTSRTDRMAKYNQLLRIEEELGSVAQYNGKDVFYNIKK, encoded by the coding sequence ATGACAGGTATAGTAGAAGTAATTGGAAGAGAAATTTTAGATTCAAGAGGAAACCCAACAGTAGAAGTAGATGTAATATTAGAATGTGGAGCAAAAGGTAGAGCAGCTGTTCCATCTGGTGCTTCAACTGGAAGTCATGAAGCAATTGAATTAAGAGATGAAGATAAAGGAAGATATTTAGGAAAAGGAGTTTTAAAAGCTGTAAATAATGTAAATACAGAAATTAGAGAAGCTCTTTTAGGAATGGATGCTTTAAATCAAGTAGCAATAGATAAAGTGATGTTAGAATTAGATGGAACTCCTAACAAAGGAAGATTAGGAGCAAATGCTATACTAGGTGTGTCTTTAGCTGTTGCAAAAGCTGCTGCTGAAGCATTAGGACAACCTCTATATAAATATTTAGGTGGAGTAAATGCAAAAGAATTACCTCTACCTATGATGAATATTTTAAATGGAGGGGCACATGCAGATTCAGCTGTTGACTTACAAGAATTTATGATACAACCAGTTGGAGCAAAATCTTTCCAAGAAGCTATGAGAATGGGAGCAGAAGTTTTCCATCATTTAGGAAAAATTTTAAAAGCTAATGGAGATTCAACAAATGTTGGAAATGAAGGAGGATATGCTCCATCAAAAATTCAAGGAACTGAAGGAGCTTTAGCTTTAATTAGTGAAGCAGTAAAGGCTGCTGGGTATGAATTAGGTAAAGATATTACATTTGCACTAGATGCTGCATCAAGTGAATTCTGTAAAGAAGTAAATGGAAAATATGAATATCATTTCAAAAGAGAAGGTGGAGTTGTAAGAACTACTGATGAAATGATAAAATGGTATGAAGAATTAATAAGTAAATATCCAATAGTTTCAATAGAAGATGGATTAGGTGAAGATGACTGGGACGGTTGGGTAAAACTAACTAAAGCTATTGGAGATAGAGTACAAATAGTTGGAGATGACTTATTTGTAACTAATACTGAAAGATTGAGAAAGGGAATAGAATTAGGAGCAGGAAACTCTATCCTTATAAAATTAAATCAAATAGGTTCATTAACTGAAACATTAGATGCAATAGAAATGGCAAAAAGAGCAGGATATACAGCTGTTGTATCTCATAGATCAGGAGAAACAGAAGATGCAACAATAGCTGATGTAGCTGTTGCAACTAATGCAGGACAAATCAAAACTGGTTCAACTTCAAGAACTGATAGAATGGCTAAATATAACCAATTATTAAGAATTGAAGAAGAATTAGGTTCTGTTGCTCAATACAATGGAAAAGATGTTTTCTATAACATTAAAAAATAA
- a CDS encoding HutD family protein, with translation MNKVIKKDDWKVSVWAGGTTNEIFIYPEDSSYADRIFKARISVATTNNGEKSLFTKLPGVERYISKLSGDMKLQHTDHYDVEMEDYQIDRFKGDWETYSWGKFRDFNLMLKGIRGDLYYRQIRSKCRLHLEKDSTVVFLYVIDGKINVNGTDLETEDFYITDDNILDVFGNNPKIYYGFIKEWD, from the coding sequence ATGAATAAAGTTATAAAAAAAGATGATTGGAAAGTTTCTGTGTGGGCAGGAGGAACAACAAATGAAATTTTTATATACCCAGAAGATTCTAGTTATGCTGATAGAATTTTTAAGGCTAGAATAAGTGTTGCAACTACAAATAATGGCGAAAAATCGCTTTTCACAAAATTACCAGGTGTAGAAAGATATATTTCAAAATTATCTGGAGATATGAAACTTCAACACACAGATCACTATGATGTGGAAATGGAAGATTATCAAATAGATAGATTTAAAGGAGATTGGGAAACTTATTCTTGGGGAAAATTTAGAGATTTTAACTTAATGTTAAAAGGAATAAGAGGAGATTTATATTATAGACAGATAAGATCTAAGTGTAGACTGCACCTTGAAAAAGATAGTACGGTTGTCTTTTTATATGTTATAGATGGAAAAATTAATGTCAATGGAACAGATTTAGAGACAGAAGATTTCTATATAACAGATGATAATATATTAGATGTTTTTGGAAATAATCCAAAAATATATTATGGTTTTATTAAGGAATGGGATTAA
- a CDS encoding GNAT family N-acetyltransferase has product MSRFKIRNMREEDIEIIYKNLHLDFVNKYFKNKKQQKKIHKNHNEWYKTHISSFDYSIYIFEDEENNFVAMTSYEILTDTAKVNIYLNKDYRNKKYSQEILSESINKFLSDNKNIKYLQAYILEENITSKKIFENLGFIYNDKKEICNDGLEYLVYRKIVRH; this is encoded by the coding sequence TTGTCTAGGTTCAAAATAAGAAATATGAGAGAAGAGGATATTGAGATTATTTACAAAAATTTACATTTAGATTTTGTAAATAAATATTTTAAAAATAAAAAGCAACAAAAAAAAATACATAAAAATCATAATGAATGGTATAAAACTCATATATCTTCTTTTGATTACTCAATTTATATATTTGAAGATGAAGAAAACAATTTTGTGGCAATGACAAGTTATGAAATTTTAACTGATACTGCAAAAGTAAATATCTATTTGAATAAAGATTATAGAAATAAAAAATATTCACAAGAAATTCTATCAGAAAGTATAAACAAATTTTTAAGTGATAATAAAAACATAAAATATCTTCAAGCATATATTTTAGAAGAAAATATTACTTCAAAAAAGATTTTTGAAAATTTAGGCTTTATATATAATGATAAAAAAGAAATTTGTAATGATGGATTAGAATACTTGGTATATAGAAAAATAGTTCGTCACTAG